The following are encoded together in the Thalassomonas haliotis genome:
- a CDS encoding PEP-CTERM sorting domain-containing protein (PEP-CTERM proteins occur, often in large numbers, in the proteomes of bacteria that also encode an exosortase, a predicted intramembrane cysteine proteinase. The presence of a PEP-CTERM domain at a protein's C-terminus predicts cleavage within the sorting domain, followed by covalent anchoring to some some component of the (usually Gram-negative) cell surface. Many PEP-CTERM proteins exhibit an unusual sequence composition that includes large numbers of potential glycosylation sites. Expression of one such protein has been shown restore the ability of a bacterium to form floc, a type of biofilm.), whose translation MMKIREFLAVAFVLFVNANAYGGIINNGDFQSCDFQHWQKDTDGGGDPGATGDFSINNNAGDCSAAISVDLLEGASAFSANTLFTALDLTVASGDLRLSFDWDFSGRDDGSLFADNFFVSLGNGTGNLFNANGEHGHLIEATSSYGSGSFSVLLDSSFYNQSDWTLDFSVQGGWNANSSLSSTLNINNVSLTSVMASVPEPGTLIILLIAITGLMTQQRINAIRG comes from the coding sequence ATGATGAAAATAAGAGAATTTTTAGCCGTAGCATTCGTGCTGTTCGTTAATGCCAATGCGTATGGCGGCATCATTAACAATGGTGATTTCCAAAGCTGTGACTTTCAACATTGGCAAAAAGACACCGACGGCGGTGGCGACCCGGGGGCAACGGGAGATTTCAGCATCAATAACAATGCCGGCGACTGTAGCGCAGCGATTAGTGTCGACCTTTTAGAGGGCGCCAGCGCATTTAGTGCCAATACCCTGTTCACCGCCTTAGATTTAACTGTCGCCAGTGGTGATTTACGGCTTAGTTTTGACTGGGATTTTTCCGGTCGTGATGACGGCAGTTTATTTGCCGATAATTTCTTTGTCAGCTTAGGCAATGGCACGGGAAATTTATTTAACGCCAACGGTGAACATGGTCACCTGATCGAAGCCACCAGCAGCTATGGCTCCGGCTCATTTTCGGTATTGCTGGACAGTAGCTTTTATAATCAAAGTGATTGGACATTGGATTTTTCCGTGCAAGGCGGCTGGAATGCCAACTCCTCTTTATCTTCCACGCTTAACATAAACAATGTTTCATTAACCTCAGTAATGGCCTCAGTGCCTGAACCCGGCACGCTCATCATCTTGCTTATTGCTATAACGGGCTTAATGACCCAGCAACGCATCAATGCCATTAGAGGGTAA
- a CDS encoding HlyD family secretion protein, translated as MATKKRQLFRKEVIEAMTTRHGDVVLIRPVSFTVITGFILVLLTIALAFFSLGQFTHSLPVKGVLKSKGGDTKVMAYQPGIIDKIYIKEGEKVEQGAPLYRVRTERDGKDGTINEKLINSIRGSLKLTEEKIDYQTKLNALELEDLARSAKNYTNKAQQRADEIEIKTDYLTLLRSELSIISKLKKAQQATQMEYNAKYAQVLEARLAIKSLTRERLNLLELADTTEKNIRNTKLQGQSMVVGYQQTLENLQRELAQKEADRFYLITAPKAGVVANIYYRQGNFVEVNKPLMMLLPQDRQLVAEVYITASAIGQIQEGQDINMRYHAFPYQKFGMFKGKISSISKTLIDPYQAKVESLVEGPSYRATITLAQQHITLNEKSVALQTGMLLDADVIGDSRSILGWIFEPILSSIEHS; from the coding sequence ATGGCAACAAAAAAACGTCAACTTTTTAGAAAAGAAGTTATTGAGGCTATGACCACCAGGCACGGAGATGTTGTGCTCATTCGTCCTGTCAGTTTCACTGTTATCACAGGTTTTATTCTCGTTCTGCTAACTATTGCCCTGGCCTTTTTTTCGTTGGGACAATTTACCCATTCGCTTCCTGTTAAAGGCGTGCTGAAAAGCAAAGGCGGCGATACGAAAGTAATGGCCTATCAGCCCGGCATCATTGACAAAATCTATATAAAGGAAGGAGAAAAGGTTGAGCAGGGCGCTCCCCTATACAGAGTAAGGACAGAAAGAGACGGGAAAGATGGCACGATTAACGAGAAGTTGATCAATAGTATTCGCGGCAGCCTGAAATTAACCGAGGAAAAAATTGATTACCAAACTAAGCTAAATGCCCTTGAATTAGAAGATCTTGCCCGCTCGGCAAAAAACTATACCAACAAGGCCCAGCAAAGGGCTGATGAAATAGAAATCAAGACTGATTACTTAACCTTGCTGCGATCTGAGCTTTCCATTATTTCCAAGCTGAAAAAAGCGCAACAAGCAACACAAATGGAATACAACGCAAAATATGCCCAGGTTTTAGAAGCCAGGTTGGCGATTAAATCGCTGACCCGTGAACGGTTAAATCTACTGGAGCTGGCCGATACCACAGAGAAAAATATCAGAAATACGAAATTACAGGGCCAGTCTATGGTGGTGGGCTACCAGCAAACGCTTGAGAATTTACAGCGTGAACTGGCACAAAAAGAGGCCGACAGGTTCTATCTGATAACCGCCCCCAAGGCCGGGGTGGTGGCCAATATTTATTACCGGCAGGGTAACTTCGTTGAAGTAAATAAGCCCTTGATGATGTTATTGCCGCAAGACAGGCAACTGGTTGCCGAGGTTTATATTACCGCCAGTGCCATAGGGCAAATTCAGGAAGGGCAGGATATCAATATGCGCTATCACGCATTTCCCTATCAAAAGTTCGGCATGTTCAAAGGCAAGATAAGCAGCATTTCAAAAACCCTGATCGATCCCTACCAGGCAAAGGTCGAGTCTTTAGTCGAAGGCCCGTCTTACCGGGCAACCATTACGCTGGCACAACAACACATTACATTGAATGAAAAGTCGGTTGCATTGCAAACGGGCATGTTACTTGACGCTGATGTGATAGGTGATAGTCGCAGTATATTAGGCTGGATCTTTGAGCCTATCTTATCTTCTATCGAGCACAGTTAA
- the fos gene encoding fosfomycin resistance glutathione transferase yields MLEGLNHITIAVSDLAKSFNFYVSILGMKPEVKWETGAYLSVGELWVCLSVDEASPAKDYSHISFAVAKAAFNSYSAGLLAANVATWKENMSEGESLYILDPDGHKLEIHVGNLNTRLKELKSNPYKGLEWF; encoded by the coding sequence GTGCTAGAAGGATTAAATCACATCACCATTGCTGTAAGCGATTTGGCAAAGTCATTTAATTTCTATGTCTCGATTCTAGGAATGAAACCAGAGGTAAAATGGGAGACTGGAGCATATTTGTCAGTGGGTGAGCTGTGGGTTTGCCTCTCGGTTGATGAGGCATCACCTGCTAAGGACTATAGCCATATTTCCTTTGCTGTAGCTAAGGCGGCATTCAACTCTTATTCGGCTGGTTTGCTTGCAGCTAATGTAGCAACGTGGAAAGAAAATATGAGTGAAGGTGAATCGCTCTATATTTTAGATCCCGACGGACATAAACTAGAAATTCATGTCGGCAACCTTAATACAAGGTTAAAAGAACTAAAATCTAACCCCTACAAAGGCTTGGAGTGGTTTTGA
- a CDS encoding peptidase domain-containing ABC transporter encodes MENVKDKLRFSNKKKLPVILQSEAAECGLASICMIANYYGHKVDLFSVRRKYPISLKGATLKQLVNISSQLHMTGRPIKVELENLNKLKAPIILHWDLNHFVVLKEVKRTGIVIHDPAKGEVFLTMEAVSKSFTGIALEVRPTEGFKQKNEELKLGFGVLWRSVTGLKRSLLQVIILSFVLQLLALLAPYFIQLVVDNVVITNDRSFLLVLGIGFSLLLLLKVATEAFRSWIIVYLRTTLGIQLVSNLFRHMLRLPMDWFGKRFIGDVISRFNSLDYIKQLLSGGFVEGLIDGVMAVITLIMMFVFAPLLAVITVVAISCYTLARVLSFGPIRSHTKEKLQLRAVADGLFYESVRSVQPVKVFSGEAIRQSKLENANADWMNADIKLGKLTIGYTTIKELMLGMEYVLLIWLGAYLVLDEEMTVGILFAFLAYRQQFTTSAQTLLEKVFEWRMMGLHLTRIADIALEDEEKGLETDYPQLEQVQGKIELKNISYRYNENEPYIFENLSLTIEAGESVALIAPSGFGKTTLMKIIMGLLMPTSGSVLLDGKDIYKIGLTNYRHITSAVMQGDDLLSGSIGDNISFFAIEQDMERLEKAAKDAVIFDDINAMPMGFHSLAGDMGSTLSGGQVQRVLIARALYKDPKILFLDEASSALDVETEKKINEVVKNMGITRIVIAHREATINMADRIIDLTNLKDAAPVESTPEKPQQDKKQATLKVVK; translated from the coding sequence ATGGAAAACGTAAAAGATAAACTAAGATTCTCCAATAAGAAAAAACTTCCGGTTATCTTACAAAGCGAAGCGGCGGAGTGTGGCCTGGCATCCATTTGCATGATTGCCAATTATTACGGTCATAAAGTTGACCTGTTCAGCGTTCGCCGTAAATACCCCATTAGTTTGAAAGGCGCGACACTAAAGCAGCTGGTTAATATTTCGTCCCAGCTGCATATGACAGGGCGGCCGATAAAAGTTGAACTGGAAAACTTAAATAAATTAAAAGCCCCTATTATTTTACACTGGGATCTGAACCACTTTGTGGTGTTAAAGGAGGTAAAGCGCACCGGTATCGTGATTCACGACCCTGCCAAAGGCGAAGTGTTCCTTACCATGGAAGCCGTGTCTAAATCTTTCACCGGAATTGCTTTAGAGGTAAGACCAACAGAAGGATTCAAGCAAAAAAATGAAGAGTTAAAACTGGGCTTTGGCGTGTTATGGCGCAGTGTCACCGGATTAAAACGCAGCCTGTTACAGGTTATTATTCTCTCTTTTGTGCTGCAGCTTCTGGCCTTGCTGGCCCCTTATTTTATTCAGCTTGTGGTCGATAATGTGGTGATCACCAATGACAGATCCTTTTTGTTGGTGCTGGGTATAGGCTTCTCGTTATTACTGCTGCTTAAAGTCGCAACCGAGGCTTTTCGTTCCTGGATTATTGTTTACCTGAGAACCACCTTAGGCATTCAACTGGTTTCTAACTTATTCCGCCATATGTTGCGCCTGCCCATGGACTGGTTTGGCAAGCGTTTTATCGGCGATGTGATTTCCAGGTTCAATTCCCTCGATTATATTAAACAGCTGTTAAGCGGCGGTTTTGTCGAAGGGTTAATTGATGGCGTTATGGCGGTTATCACCTTGATCATGATGTTCGTTTTCGCCCCCCTGTTGGCCGTCATCACTGTTGTTGCCATCAGTTGCTATACCTTGGCGCGTGTCCTTTCATTTGGGCCGATACGAAGTCACACCAAAGAAAAACTGCAGCTAAGGGCCGTTGCCGACGGTTTATTTTATGAGTCGGTGCGCTCTGTACAACCGGTTAAAGTGTTCAGCGGCGAGGCCATACGCCAGTCAAAACTGGAAAATGCCAATGCCGACTGGATGAATGCTGATATCAAGCTCGGCAAACTCACCATAGGTTATACCACGATAAAAGAGTTAATGCTGGGTATGGAATATGTGCTGCTTATCTGGCTGGGCGCTTACCTGGTGCTGGATGAAGAAATGACCGTGGGGATTTTATTTGCTTTTTTAGCCTACCGGCAACAATTTACCACCAGCGCCCAAACCTTATTGGAGAAAGTGTTTGAATGGCGCATGATGGGCTTACATTTAACGCGCATTGCCGATATCGCCTTAGAAGATGAAGAAAAAGGCCTGGAAACGGATTATCCGCAGTTAGAGCAGGTTCAGGGAAAAATTGAATTAAAAAACATTTCCTATCGCTATAACGAAAACGAGCCTTATATCTTTGAGAATTTGTCGCTGACCATAGAGGCAGGGGAAAGTGTTGCCCTGATCGCCCCGTCCGGTTTTGGCAAGACCACCTTAATGAAAATTATCATGGGGTTGCTTATGCCAACCTCGGGCAGTGTCTTACTCGATGGTAAAGATATTTATAAAATTGGCTTAACCAACTACCGCCATATAACGTCCGCGGTTATGCAGGGAGATGACTTATTATCGGGGTCTATCGGTGATAATATCAGCTTTTTTGCCATAGAGCAGGATATGGAGCGCTTAGAAAAGGCTGCGAAAGATGCCGTTATCTTTGATGATATTAATGCCATGCCCATGGGCTTTCATTCGCTGGCGGGCGATATGGGCAGTACCCTTTCCGGTGGCCAGGTACAACGGGTGCTTATCGCCAGGGCGCTGTATAAAGATCCGAAAATTTTATTTTTAGATGAAGCCAGCAGTGCCCTTGATGTCGAAACCGAAAAAAAGATCAACGAGGTGGTAAAAAATATGGGTATCACCCGCATTGTGATTGCCCATAGAGAGGCAACCATCAATATGGCCGACAGGATCATAGACCTGACCAATCTAAAGGATGCTGCCCCGGTTGAATCAACACCAGAAAAACCTCAGCAAGATAAAAAGCAAGCAACCCTTAAGGTGGTAAAATGA
- the pulA gene encoding pullulanase-type alpha-1,6-glucosidase, with the protein MNLYKKARQVLIQLLMPLVMLLLMLLNPPLVHAAWETTAETHFNYSPRPVFDRINNQYLSIVAITNQGSEKLTGPFRVYIPSSSHQVQNLDGTDDGIPYINLPIETLAAGDSHQFTLQLELKRALISFELINKVEVTDNATGLELAEDQIAIFYQRQDGNYDGWGLHLWNGEGCGNYAAPTVNSPHFSQWSSPYPVDGVHPQYGGYYILNVEPGADCYNFIIHQGNNKALGANNSRFEPVKAMQGQQAFTFHGYPEIWYQPITTRPVFLDGARAHWLDTGTLLWSTDITDADSYRLYYASDAGIDLISQALLTNLPYKSLTATEANASYYQQNPHLSGFTGFSLAIDDSQARQLAKSQLLAVALDQQGNLLDATRVQLPRLLDYLYTRNSADADEASLGLSYQDQQVTASVWAPTAAQVAIKIYNAAKQETATEAMILDQETGIWSYSTAKAAVDRFYYRYQLTVFHPLTNKIETLTTTDPYSVGLSTNGRYSQFVDLSDDDLKPPGWDDHLVPTVANVEDSIIYEGHIRDFSILDQSTSAANRGKYLAFTEANSLPMQHLQQLQAAGLTHFHVLPANDIASIEEDTGKRVDVTDTVADLCQLNADAPVCGVESQDSVLLDVLKSYEPSTTQAQALVESMRRFDGFNWGYDPQHFAAPEGSYASNPDGVSRIIEMRAMNQALHETGLRVVLDVVYNHTASSGLYDNAVLDKVVPGYYHRLNEISGAIETSTCCENTATEHRMMAKLMNDSLVSFAKHFGFDGFRFDLMGHIPKQAILDARQAVLAIDSDSYFYGEGWNFGEVADNRRFEQASQLNMAGSEIGTYSDRQRDAVRSAALFNNGGSLGEQDVLRIGLVGNIDRYQFVAASGNYLSAYDYQWNGQPAGYSSDPADTVNYVSKHDNETLWDQLQYHLPAQMSLADKVRVQNIALSLPLLSQGIPFLQMGADLIRSKSMDRNTYDAGDWFNRVDFTQTQSNWNIGLPLAQDNQSKWSIISEISANTNNAFGAEDISLTSALFKEFINIRASSKLFRLTTAEQITNRIKFHNVGTQQQQGLVVMSLDDGLGLPDLDSVNDAIVVLFNGTSSEQAFNITNAAGFELHQNQQNSADARVQSASFSNGNFVVPALTTAVFVKPQGEAQGTGLSALPAYGTNTLYLRGAMNNWDTSLPFTYMGNDKYRLAADLQQGEYQFKIADVNFSNADIGGGFNMPVAQTVKLTNGGDNLTLELIADGQYVFELDASDGQTPGLLITPDDPSAIPAPYGETLIYLRGLMNDWGTNRALTYQGDGIYSGSYQISEGQHALKIADADWGGTGGPNLGGAHSIALGASIELTANSNDNISLTLSDSQLLFFVLDANDINKPVLTVSEIIE; encoded by the coding sequence ATGAATCTTTATAAAAAAGCCAGACAGGTATTAATACAGCTACTGATGCCGCTAGTAATGCTGTTATTGATGTTACTGAACCCTCCTTTGGTTCATGCCGCCTGGGAAACCACCGCAGAAACTCACTTTAATTATTCGCCCCGTCCGGTTTTTGACCGCATCAATAATCAATATTTATCCATTGTGGCCATCACCAACCAGGGCAGTGAAAAATTAACCGGTCCGTTTCGCGTTTATATCCCCTCAAGCAGCCACCAGGTGCAAAACCTTGATGGAACCGACGACGGCATCCCCTACATAAATTTGCCCATTGAAACTCTGGCCGCGGGTGACAGCCATCAATTTACTTTACAACTTGAGCTGAAGCGTGCGCTTATTTCATTTGAATTAATCAATAAAGTCGAAGTGACGGATAACGCTACCGGGCTTGAATTAGCCGAGGATCAAATAGCGATTTTTTATCAGCGCCAAGACGGTAACTACGACGGCTGGGGCTTACACCTGTGGAACGGTGAAGGTTGCGGTAACTACGCGGCGCCAACCGTTAACAGCCCTCATTTTTCTCAATGGTCATCTCCATACCCTGTTGACGGTGTACACCCACAATATGGCGGCTATTATATTCTTAATGTAGAACCCGGTGCCGACTGTTATAACTTTATTATCCACCAAGGCAACAACAAAGCGCTTGGGGCAAATAATAGCCGTTTTGAGCCGGTAAAAGCCATGCAGGGCCAACAGGCTTTTACCTTTCACGGTTATCCTGAAATATGGTATCAGCCAATAACAACCCGCCCTGTTTTTCTTGATGGCGCACGCGCTCACTGGTTGGACACCGGCACTTTATTATGGTCAACCGATATCACCGATGCCGACAGCTACCGCTTATATTATGCAAGCGATGCCGGTATCGACCTTATCAGCCAAGCGCTGCTCACCAACCTGCCCTACAAGTCACTTACCGCCACAGAAGCTAACGCCAGCTACTATCAGCAAAACCCTCATTTAAGCGGCTTTACCGGCTTTAGCTTAGCAATCGATGATAGCCAGGCCAGGCAATTGGCCAAAAGTCAGCTGTTAGCCGTAGCATTAGATCAACAAGGCAACTTGCTCGATGCAACCCGGGTACAATTGCCACGCTTATTGGATTATTTGTACACCCGCAATAGCGCTGATGCCGATGAAGCAAGCTTAGGGCTAAGTTATCAAGACCAGCAGGTGACAGCCTCGGTATGGGCACCTACCGCAGCACAAGTTGCGATAAAAATTTACAATGCCGCCAAACAAGAAACAGCCACTGAAGCAATGATACTTGACCAAGAGACCGGCATTTGGTCTTACAGCACAGCAAAAGCGGCGGTTGACCGTTTTTATTATCGCTATCAGTTAACCGTGTTCCATCCGCTGACCAATAAAATTGAAACCTTAACCACTACAGATCCCTACTCGGTCGGCTTATCAACGAATGGCCGATACAGCCAATTTGTTGATTTAAGCGATGACGACTTAAAACCACCAGGTTGGGATGACCATCTAGTGCCAACCGTGGCAAACGTTGAAGACAGCATTATTTATGAAGGTCATATTCGTGACTTTAGTATTCTCGACCAAAGTACCAGTGCAGCAAATCGCGGTAAGTATCTGGCTTTTACCGAAGCGAATAGTTTACCTATGCAGCATTTGCAGCAGCTACAAGCCGCAGGACTCACCCATTTTCATGTTTTACCGGCCAACGATATCGCCTCAATTGAAGAAGACACCGGCAAACGTGTTGATGTAACCGATACCGTCGCAGACTTATGTCAATTAAACGCCGATGCACCGGTATGCGGTGTTGAAAGTCAAGATTCAGTATTGCTTGATGTATTAAAAAGTTATGAGCCAAGTACCACTCAAGCACAGGCACTGGTAGAGTCAATGCGCCGTTTTGATGGCTTTAACTGGGGTTATGACCCGCAACACTTTGCCGCGCCTGAAGGCAGTTATGCCTCAAACCCTGACGGGGTTAGCCGCATTATCGAAATGCGCGCCATGAACCAGGCACTGCATGAAACAGGACTAAGGGTAGTACTGGATGTGGTATATAACCATACCGCTTCATCCGGCTTATACGATAATGCGGTATTAGATAAAGTGGTGCCGGGTTACTACCATAGATTAAATGAAATCAGCGGTGCCATAGAAACCTCAACCTGCTGTGAAAATACCGCAACAGAGCACAGGATGATGGCTAAATTGATGAATGATTCGTTAGTTAGCTTTGCCAAACATTTTGGTTTTGACGGCTTCAGGTTTGACTTAATGGGACATATTCCCAAGCAGGCAATACTTGATGCACGCCAGGCGGTGTTGGCAATAGATAGCGACAGCTACTTTTATGGCGAAGGCTGGAATTTCGGCGAAGTGGCCGATAACCGCCGTTTTGAACAAGCCTCACAACTTAACATGGCCGGCAGCGAAATAGGCACCTACTCTGACCGGCAGCGTGATGCCGTTCGCAGCGCCGCCTTATTTAATAACGGCGGCAGTTTAGGCGAGCAAGATGTACTGCGTATTGGTTTAGTGGGTAATATCGACCGTTATCAGTTTGTTGCCGCCAGCGGTAATTACCTATCTGCTTATGATTATCAATGGAACGGCCAACCCGCAGGTTACAGCAGCGACCCTGCCGACACGGTTAATTATGTCTCTAAACATGACAATGAAACCTTATGGGATCAGCTGCAATATCATTTACCCGCGCAAATGAGCCTGGCCGATAAAGTACGCGTGCAAAACATCGCCCTGTCTTTACCCCTGTTAAGCCAGGGGATCCCGTTTTTACAAATGGGAGCAGACTTAATTCGCTCAAAGTCAATGGACAGAAATACCTATGATGCCGGTGACTGGTTTAACCGGGTCGATTTTACCCAAACCCAAAGCAACTGGAATATTGGCCTGCCCTTAGCCCAGGACAACCAAAGCAAATGGTCAATAATCAGTGAGATCAGCGCCAATACCAACAATGCCTTTGGCGCAGAAGACATCAGCTTAACCAGCGCTTTATTCAAAGAATTTATCAATATCAGGGCAAGCAGTAAGTTGTTTAGATTAACCACGGCAGAGCAAATAACTAACCGCATTAAATTTCACAATGTCGGTACGCAGCAACAACAAGGTTTAGTGGTAATGAGCCTGGATGACGGCTTAGGCTTGCCCGACCTAGACTCGGTAAACGATGCCATTGTGGTGTTATTTAACGGCACCAGCAGCGAGCAGGCATTTAACATAACCAACGCCGCTGGTTTTGAGCTGCATCAAAATCAACAAAACTCTGCGGACGCCAGAGTGCAAAGCGCCAGCTTTAGCAATGGCAACTTTGTTGTACCAGCACTGACCACCGCCGTTTTTGTTAAACCGCAAGGGGAAGCTCAAGGCACCGGTTTGTCGGCATTACCCGCTTATGGCACCAATACGCTTTATTTACGCGGCGCTATGAATAACTGGGATACTTCACTGCCCTTCACCTATATGGGTAATGACAAATACCGCTTGGCTGCTGATTTACAACAAGGTGAATATCAGTTCAAAATTGCCGACGTGAATTTTTCAAACGCCGATATTGGTGGCGGCTTTAATATGCCTGTTGCCCAAACGGTTAAGCTAACCAATGGCGGTGATAATTTAACACTAGAGTTAATTGCCGACGGTCAATACGTGTTTGAATTAGACGCCAGCGACGGACAAACGCCAGGCTTGTTGATTACACCCGACGATCCCTCAGCAATACCGGCACCTTATGGTGAAACCCTTATCTACTTGCGCGGGTTAATGAATGACTGGGGCACCAATCGAGCATTAACCTATCAAGGTGACGGCATTTATAGCGGCAGTTATCAAATCAGTGAAGGTCAACACGCGTTAAAAATTGCTGATGCCGATTGGGGAGGAACAGGTGGCCCTAATTTGGGCGGTGCTCACAGTATAGCGTTAGGCGCAAGTATTGAGTTAACAGCAAATTCTAATGACAATATTTCATTAACGCTTAGTGACTCACAGCTATTGTTTTTTGTGCTGGATGCCAATGATATCAATAAGCCAGTATTAACGGTAAGTGAAATAATAGAATAG
- a CDS encoding M23 family metallopeptidase: MNVKPIFYKTLASILLVSALLPAWGMDKATVRILPHDDVIYKISSDIGFENWNFGIDIKGIKVDIDRLEVSHYSAGEQLNHVEYAKSTLSAYLRTMDDGGITSTGFHMMLPKKLNADRLVVEFFSNDKSLMKKSIKLERFEQKNTYRFPLQGTWFISSGYDFGVEHRRHLSRGHFSYDILKVNELGQYSKGTELKDNFSFGLPVFSPAAGTVIKVHDGEKDGKPGTRPGKANYIEIDHGEGEVSRFVHLKMGSILVAAGDKVASGQEIAAIGKSGTKDVHLHFGFQRNIVDAQGHKKQIPIPALFSDYFVSWNQGSNKLVELGRPRRGQFIRHN; this comes from the coding sequence ATGAATGTTAAGCCAATTTTTTACAAAACCTTAGCGAGCATTTTGCTTGTTTCAGCTTTGCTCCCTGCTTGGGGTATGGATAAAGCAACTGTTCGGATCCTGCCGCACGATGATGTTATTTATAAAATCTCGAGTGATATTGGTTTTGAAAACTGGAATTTTGGCATTGACATAAAAGGCATAAAGGTTGATATCGATCGTTTAGAAGTCAGCCACTACTCGGCAGGGGAGCAACTTAACCATGTTGAATATGCTAAAAGTACGCTGTCGGCCTACCTGAGAACAATGGACGATGGAGGCATTACATCTACAGGCTTCCATATGATGCTGCCAAAAAAGTTAAATGCAGATCGGCTTGTAGTAGAGTTTTTTTCCAATGATAAAAGCCTTATGAAGAAATCGATAAAACTCGAACGGTTTGAGCAAAAAAATACCTACAGATTTCCCTTGCAAGGTACATGGTTTATTTCGTCCGGTTATGATTTTGGTGTCGAGCACCGACGCCATTTAAGTCGCGGACATTTTTCTTACGATATTCTTAAAGTGAATGAGCTTGGCCAATATTCGAAGGGAACGGAGTTAAAGGATAACTTTTCATTTGGCCTGCCGGTATTTTCTCCTGCTGCCGGAACCGTTATTAAAGTTCACGACGGTGAAAAAGATGGCAAGCCGGGGACTCGGCCCGGTAAAGCCAATTATATTGAAATTGATCACGGGGAAGGGGAAGTCAGTCGCTTTGTTCATCTAAAAATGGGATCAATTTTAGTTGCAGCAGGAGATAAAGTTGCCTCAGGACAAGAAATTGCGGCAATAGGAAAATCAGGTACTAAAGATGTTCATCTTCATTTTGGTTTTCAGAGAAACATTGTCGATGCTCAAGGGCATAAAAAGCAAATACCTATTCCTGCGTTATTCAGTGATTACTTTGTCAGCTGGAACCAGGGCAGCAATAAACTTGTTGAATTAGGCCGGCCAAGAAGAGGACAATTTATTCGTCATAACTAA
- a CDS encoding CPXCG motif-containing cysteine-rich protein has translation MNQLTEQSINCPYCGETIDVLIDSADLEQHYIEDCQVCCKPINFLLSENAQGELAVNVYSDDEVF, from the coding sequence TTGAATCAATTAACTGAGCAATCTATAAATTGTCCTTACTGTGGTGAAACCATTGACGTGTTAATCGACTCTGCCGATCTGGAGCAGCATTATATTGAAGACTGCCAGGTATGTTGCAAGCCGATAAACTTTTTGCTTTCTGAAAATGCTCAAGGTGAACTTGCCGTTAATGTTTATAGTGACGACGAAGTATTTTGA